The sequence aagaatcaaattCTGGATTCCTTCAAAAGTTAACTTAGTAGTTCCCGATGAACCACTAATCGTCGTAACCGTACCGACCCAACTATCGGGCAATGAAGTTAGCAAAAATAACGCCTCAAGCTCATCATCGAATTTAATATTCACTGACTTCAAACGAGTTAAAATCGAATTAAATTCTTTAACATGATCCGTCGTCGAGGAACCCTCCATCATCCTAGCATTAACAAATTGCCGAATCAAGAAAACTTTATTCAAAGCGGATgacttttcatacatgttagataaagccCACCCACCGTTGTGGTTTCGCCCATGATGTTATAAGCaacgttcttggccagagaaagtcgAACAACTCCTAGGGCTTACCTATCCAACAACTCACTCGCCTTGAATCATGTCTTCCGGTTTAACACCCTTCAATGGTAGGTAAAACTTCTTTTGATAGAGcacatcttcaatttgcatctttcaAAAGCTAAAATCATTCCCATCAAACTTATCAATCTTCATATCACTCTCTTCCGCCATTGTTCCCGTGAAACCGAAccgaagctctgataccacttgatagGAGTAAAgcacgtgagccctaacaagacttgataacctTGGGTTATGAAACTCACTTACAATAAACAAAAATAATTGATGTAtatgaagaaactagcaaaaacgataaagacaagagaatttaacgaagttatatgtaatcacgaatgattactttaatcctcggccacaaaagagagttcttttattgataattttcgtggatacatgtatgggttacaataagatgcttaaataggcaaaactcaacaaggaaaCAGCTTTGGGAACAAGAAAACGCGTTTTTGGAAACTTCCTCGTCAGACAGTAGCCGCGACGAGCCAGGAAGAGCCGCGCCGCGCCTCCAAGACAAAGTCCAAAACATCAACTTTCTTCGACTTGACCCTTGTTCACATTCTAGGCCGCGGCGCGCCTTATCTCTTGAACCGAATTCTTCTTTTTCAAATCCTTGTTTAACTCGTTTCGCACTCCAACAAATTCAAAGTGGATTGTTGAAGGTAACTTTATCGTTATTTAGTACTAGTATTCCCTATCGTTAGTATTGTTTAGTTTTGGTTAGTTTCAATATTTATTATTTCCTCTCATAAAAGAactttaaaaataaaaactttttacaTTATTAGTGTGAAGCTAGTTAGATATCATTTCAGTTTTTAACAACCACGAGATTGTTAAATGTATGAAATGATAGTTTGAGTCATAAGTAATGTAGTTCATAGTTTTTGGTATTATATGCTAGCTTCTAAATTTCCCTAAATAGCTGTTATGATTTAAAAAAGTTGGTAGCTTATGCCAATAGAAGTAGTAAAATCAATACTCTGTGACTAAATGAACACATATTATAATGACATTTCAACTTTACTACATAATTTATTTGCCTTTATTTGTAACTCTTATTGTATTGATTTTTAAAACCTTTTTTTCTTGTAGTTGTAGAACTTGTGAATGATGGAAGTCTTGCTAATTGATATGGAGCACTGAGATCAGAGATGAAGTACTGGAGCACTTGGAGTCTGGGACTCCTCATTATGTTTAATTTTGTCTTTTGTTTTGAATTTTCAAATGAGACTATTTGTTGATTTGTTTTTTGTTTAAAACTCAGTGTGAATGTGTTGTTGTAGGTTTTGATTTCCTTTCAATGGTATTTTGGTTTTAAATTCTTTTTAGTGGTTATTTTTGAGATGATTATGATTGAGATGATTATGACTATGTTTTACAATTATTAGTTCATGAATTTTTATTTGGTTTAACGGTGAATCAGTCCAATTAAACCGATTTCATATTTGGTTAGATTGGTTCGGTTTtaacatataaaaatattttttaaaaccTGATTTACCCAAATCAATTAAATCATTTAAACCGTAAACTAGCCGAACGTACACCCCTACAAATACAGCAAAGAAAAAACAAATGGTAGTGATATTTCTAAGATCCACACTATTTtccagtaataataataacttaaataaatttaaacattaaaattgtGTAACTCTATCATTTAAGGATATACTGTATTATGTATAGTGAGTAATTGAACCGGCCCCTTTCCTCTTTCACTCATTCAAGTCCCCAATCGAAAGTTGAAGATCAAGAAAATGGCGTTTGCATCGAGGGTGAAAGTGCCCCCAAATTCGGCAACTTTAGAAGAAGCAAGACATCGAACATTCGATTTCTTCCGTGCAGCATGTAGATCCATACCTTCAATCATGGATATTTATAACTTATACGATGTTGCTAACCCTTCTCAACTTCGATCCACAATCGCTGCTCAAATCCGTAAGAACGCTCATATCACTAACCCTAAGGTACCTACTCTCATCCTCAATGCATATTAACATATACAAACACTATCCGTTTAGATTGTATTGATTGAATTTTAAAATTGATTGTATGATTTTAgggttttttttgttttaaataatgGTTGATTTTTTCTGGTATGTGATATGAAATTCGATCCAAAATATTAGTTTAAATGGTTAGCATTCAACTTCAAATTTGGATCTACTTATCTTGTATGTGATATGTGATTGTTCTAGGTCTAACCTTTGTAAATCTTTAGCTTTTAACTAACTCGAACTTCGAAAGCAGAACATAACCTAAAGTTTAAAGGGCAAACACCTTCATGATCATTGCATTAATACTTATATATCAGTATGTAAATCTTTAGCTTCTCATTACCAGCGAGTCAACGTATAATTACAATTGAGTTGCTTGAATACTTTTCAGACCAAGAATTTGTGCTTTGAACATCTAAAGTttgattaatttttttaataataatacaatgttGATTTATGTTTATTTAGTCTGTTGACCAATATTTTTCAAAATCAATCTAAACTTTGTATATACTAATGATCTGTTCATCAAAATTTGAGCATTGTCAGTTATAGTTAGATTTTTTTACAGTTGGGAGAAGTTTTGTGAATGGATACATGTCGAGCCATAGAAAACTCTTTTCATGACTTTAGCTTAATGATTGTCGTGTCTCGTTTCGTTGGCATGGAACCATATGTGCTGTTCATTCCTACATATCAGAGTGTCCCAACTTCTTAACAGATTATCTAGTGACCCACACATCATTTCTAACATATAATATAGTAATTAAAACAAGCTGGTGATGTGTTATAtcaaatttattaattaaatatgtaaaactcCAAGCACAAATTCTTGGCCCATTAGCTTCAATAGCAAAAATTTTAAAGTATCTACTAATCGGTTAGTGATCTAGGTATTTGTCCTGAAATTTCTAGGTACAATTGTTTTATGTTCCACTCTTATTTTATTTACATGTGTTGCTGTAACTTTTTGTTTAGATAAAGTTCTAAAATGTTTTTTGTTGATGTGTGAGATCGATTTGCTACTGAAACTTATTTAAGTTCATTATCTGTGACTATACCTGGCAATCAAGACCCATACTCTCAATTTTGGAtcaaatgggtcaagctttcgggtcaattgggtGTTCAAAAAAAATTATGCCCGACAATGTAAACCAAAACTATTTGACCTATTCGACCCATTACCCGTTTCGACCCGTTACGCAAACAGACTCAACCTGACCCGTTTGGACCAGTTTAAAATTTTTACCCAtttgacctatgacccatttcaacccaaaacctttttgacccgttacccaaaccgacccctGACCCTTTTGCCAGGTATATCTGTGACCACATCTTTTTCTCATAAATCGGTTTTGTTTATTTGGTTCTATTGCTACAAATCAGCAAGAAGATCAGTAGCACAAATAACAAGTTAGAGGACTTGCAGTTAAAGAAAAATTATCATTACACTCTACTTACTTTCTGATAAAATGACACTTTTAGCCTCAACTTTTTGCACACCATTCTATAGTACATGTATACATTAGGGGTATCAAAGGAATTCTACTATATACAATTAGCCATTAGGCCATGAATAGTAacctttttggatttttttaactatcatttaattattaatttttttccCCTTTCTTACCAAGCGGTCCAagcatatataatttttttttcttctaactTTGCATTTAATAAAAGGTTCGTTTCACACGTCGATGtgcgtattgttattattagaagctTTTAAGGTATAAAGCAAAATCATTTTCTGCAGCAATGCGAGGGCTCTAATGGCTCGTGAAATACAATGAGAGGCAACCTGCCACGACCCCTTCTAACCTGCATGAAAACTTCTTTTGACCCGTTGACCCAACCCATGCCGCCTATCTCTTTGCTACCTTTACTTACTATAACCCGTAGTCATGTAGCTAACATATCTTAAATATCGGCGTTTAAATATTCCATTTGGGAGTGGAAACGCAGACAACATTGTATGCGTTCAACATGTTCAATCTTGCCTCCTACTTCATTGCTGGACAAGTTACACATAAACTGAAATTTGGCCTCTTCTGGTATCTGCTACAAATAAGCATATGTATAGTCTAGATTTTATGTGATGTAAATCACCATTTGTGAAATTTTGAGGTGCACTTGTAAATCTAATTTGTTAAAGTATAAAATATCGAATGCAGTTTCAGTTTGATATGTCAACTAAGAAACAAATGAATTATAAAATATCTCTAGACTCATTTTGTGTTTTATGAGTACTCTTTCAACAGCCATAGCAAACATATcgtataattaataaaaattttgCAGAGACCAATGGCTCTTTATATGTAAACCTATTATGCTTCATCAATCAAGAATTTGTTTATATgctacttttttttttaaacaattgcTCTTGATAATTGTTGCAGGTGATTGATATGCTGCTATTTAAGGGAATGGAAGAGTTGAGTGACATAAAGGAGCATGCGAAACAACGACATCATATAATTGGGCAGTATGTTGTGGGTAATCAGGGGCTTGTTCAAGATATGGCCTCCAAGGATGAGAATTTGTCACCCTTTCTCAAAAACTTCTACAAAAGCAACTACTTTTAAGCACCTGAATCATGTCTACATTTTGGGTGTTCGCTAGTTCTAATAAATGAATGGTTTATGAAACGCAGTGGGTCGGTTCTTGCTTAAAGTTGTTGTCTGAATATCGTCCCTTTTGTTGGATTTTAAAACATGAAGTTTGTCATTTCTCTATGTTGTATTATGGGTGTAAGATTGTTCTGTATTTGCTACATCAAATAATTGGAAAGTGATTCTTGTTTATCCTTCAAAAAGTAGTTGTATTTATGCTTGGAACATTAAAATTGGGAAAAAGGTCTCATGATAGATCAGGTTTGGCTAATTATTTGTCCAAACATTTTGTGTTCTTAAATAAAAATGGACCCTTTATATACAAATTTTTTTCAtacatcataagtttaataataccaataaaggcataaatacttatattaattaaaataacaGTTGTATTAACAATTGAATCTTGGTTTTAAATATTAGGCTAACTTTTTTGAGACCCTATATATTATGGGCCCTGAGCGGTCGCAGTTCTTGCACGTTCCAATAACCGGCCATGGTATAGAGTTTTTATTTAATTGATATCCAGTGATATCGCTGGATAATAAATGACACCTCCCTAATTTTTGATTAGATGTGTATGGTTTAATTGGGTTATTGGTTTGAACTTCAAATTTCCTATCAGGTTCAAATCCCATTAGCAGTATACCTTGGATGTTCAGAGAAAGATCGAAAGCATAACCCGACTAAGCCGTGTACATCTAGATAAAAATTACTTCTTTTTCGGGAAAAGTTTGAACATGAAACTTTTATATGTTTTTACATGTCTGGGTAGTGGTAGTTAGGTTCTAGGTTTAAATGTTTTTGATAGTCTTGTTTGGGTCACGTATAATATGATGTGGTGTGTTTTGTCAAACTTTCTTAAATATGAAGGAAAGAATTTAATCAAACTTTCTTAAATATAAAGGAAAAAGTAACAGTTACCCAATCTATGATAAATCAAACAAAAAATGTTTCTACGAAtaacataagtatatatatatttcctagtaatttatttatttttttatcgtTAAATGACTACATACTAGATATACTCCTCATAATTCTTGATTAGATTATAAacaaagttttaattatttattttagatGTTAAACGTAGTCCTCAAACTACTTTAAGTTTATGAATTTAGTGGAAATTACTGTAAAATACTAATATTACATTTTAATATTTACTTTACTTATTTTAAATTTGCTATCAATATTTTTTTATAGTAACTTCTTTGAGTTATATATAAGACAACCTAAGGGTTGACATTAAAAGATAATGTGTGCATCAAATGATGGTACAATTAAGGTAGTTATTTCCATGAATAAGTAGTTATCAAAATGTACAAACAAAAATACATGTCTTAATTTCttaatgacaacccttagggttgtcattagaaAATTTCACATATGGCATGCTAAAACAACATTAGTGGTATATGGGGAGGTGAAATGTAGACAATCCTAATAAGATAATGTAAATTATTTATTAAATATGAATTAACTATTAATCATCCAACATTTAAATTATCTGGTCTAAAAACTCACAAGTTTTGTAACACCTTCAAATGCAATTTCCAGTAATTACCCGGTTCTCCGGCCACCTCCTTCTTTAGCAAGACCCACATCTTATTCACATTATGACATAATCCGACACTAGGTTCACCATGACTGGTTTAGGTAATCCATACAGTTGCCTTGGTCAAAGAACTAATGATCCACAAAGATACAAGTATTAATCACCAAACAAGGATAAAGATTAGAAACTGAACTACTACTGCTGAAGCACCAGATTAAAGCATAATGTAATTGCGCCTCATATATTTTGTTGACTATAAGTTCACGAATATAACAAAAAGGCCCTTCATCAAAGTTGGGCGGTTTGCAACAGCTCTTGTTAAACACCCCAAAGGCTAGGCCgggatggaatatatatatatcagaAGAGTGCACTGATGAACCTAAACTATGAAATATAAGACAAAGTGTACAAACTCACATTTCTAAAAACTAGACCCGTTCATCGTTTTCCCAATCAGAAtcctcatcttcatcttcatcttcatctttatcttCGTCTTCAGAATCCTCCCATGAACTTTCATCTTCACCCTGCTCAGTAAAGAAAAGTATGTATGCAACTTTTTAAAGGCTTAAAATATGTACAGCTCCAAAAAAACAGGTTACATAGACTGATATAATGACTACCCaaattaccaaaaaaaaaaaaaaaaaatccaaaatgcATATGTTAAAACTAACCTTGTCGGATTCAGAGAAATGATCACGCAGCTCCATATCCTCTGAGTTCTTAGCACTTGTTTCCTTTATATCATCAAAATCACCCTGAAGACATCAAGAAGAAAACATTTGAgtattatgtttataaacatgTTATATTATGTAGGTGTTTTCAGATTATTAAAAAATTGACAGAGCCCGCTGAAATTAAAGAAAGTTCTTTGTTGGTACTACTTACATTAAAGGGCACTTTTTTAGAATGGTAAAAAGAACACTTACATTTTCTTTTTTCATTTGCTTTATCATGTTCTCCAACTCAGTTACATGTTCCGTGAGAGCCTGCATATTATGATTAAAGAAATGTTACAATTCCTAGTTACTTTCAATAACCTATTCATGAAAATAATAACTAAAGGTAAATAAAAACCTCGTATCTCTGCAAGGCCTTCCAACGTTTCAATGCCCTTGCTTTTGAAGGAAGACTTCTGGGCCTAATACTAATTGGCCTCTGATAATTCTTTCCACGATAGTACATGATGGCATAACCTTTTGGAACTCTTACAATATCTATTAATATCCCGCCACTTTCGTATTCTAAAAACCTTGCTGTTTCTTCAACAAACTCAATATCTTTTTGCTTTGATATAAGTTTTACAAGTTCTCTATGTTTCCAATGCAGATGCATGTTCTCGATAACACCATCAAACACACCACGAATACCTGTAAATTATGTCACACAGAATGTTAATTTTTCAGAAATAGGTGGATCTCCAAAAAGGGCTTACATTCCTAGTCCAAAGTTCAAAACAGATACACCGTTAAAAATTTGACTCGCCAGATTTAGCCTTCTGGAAACAGGTTTAAAAGAAGCAGCATAGTTTCGAAACAATAGCTTTACCAAGTGGTAAGTAGGGTTTCATTCTCAAACCAAGTCTTCTGAACATAACACGTTCCTCATCCGTAATTGTTTCCTGATCCTCAGGAGCACCAGCAGGAAGCCAAGATTCTCGTATCTTAGCCAATTCTTTATCTGCTTTAAGCCTTTTAGATTGGGCCTGTTGAATACATCCACAATTAAACAAAAACATTAAGCCCAATGAACATGCAAATTTAACCAAACTCTTAAAGTAAAAGAAATCAAATAAACATATCAGAACAGATGATAATGAATAAGGGGTCCTAGTATATGCATTAGGGATGAGATCAGTACAGGTACCGAACCGTACCGAACATCCCAAAACTGAAAATGCACAATTTATGAACCAGATACCAAGCCGTTTTACGAAAGTGGTACCGGTTTCAGTTTCGGTTCGGCATGGGTTTTTTGGGTACTATACCCTATGGAACCGATAATTAACTTTTGCTAACTGATATGTGAAACGTTCGTCTATTTTCATTCGTAAGCTGTATAAACGAACATGAAAACAGATCGCATTCATTAATATTTATGATGAGACATAAACATAAACATGGATCATAAAATCCCGAAAAAATTCACTTGCATATGTGAACCGACTAAAAAGTCATACATGTTCAATATATTGGTATCCATGTTAGGTTTACCGGTACCCAAACCGAACTCGTACCAAATCAAGAAGTGAAACCGAATCCCCATCCAATTCGGTTTTCGGTACCGGTTCGGTTTCGATTTTTTGGTATTTTGCTCATGCCTAATATGCATTATTCAAGAAATTATCGAATGCTAAATGACCAAAAACATATTGTATGTTGTAATCATGGttgtaaaaattaaaaataatcCCCAAATAATCAGTTTTAGAAGCATGACGTTCTGACTTGCCTAAATAGTCAATATGATCAACGCCAATCAACGTGTTAAAATTGGTCAAAAGCCGGGTTTAGTCGGTCAAAATGGGTCAAAGTTGGTCATCATTTAATATGAATTAAAATTAGGCAATTTAAACGACTAAACGATTATGTTAATGTttctagacaattatgttaaatttAAGTTTATTTATGTTTATCAGCAcgattttcttctatatttacttatatttgtaatttaatatttaaGAATAATACTATGCATTAAATGTCCAATCTGATTAATCATCAATTTGACTAATTAATCCCTACAAGGTCCTATCCAATTAATGCCCGCGACGTTCACAGCCCTGACTGTAATAGAAGATAAAATAAAAAACTACTTATAAGAAACTACTTAAGAGATACATAATAAACTAAAAGTAGAAGTCTGTCAAATTAGGGTGTTAAAAATTATTAACAAGTCAATTTACTTTACCTTCACATCAGCAATTTGCAGTTTATAGAAAACTAATTATCCAAATCTGAATTAATGAAAAGCATATTCTGTTTATCCAAATTTGAGttaacagcaagcgtcgatttattggcgtcttgactgctgtttagagcctaaattgaattccagacaggatttaaaacccatagaaatttgattctaccatttcatcgcgtctcaattttattttcaattttagtttactatttttttcaaaaaaatttccTACTTACTGGCCGGAAgttcactcggaagcaatctctttatatgtcgaatagagagaggatgactttctctacttttgagagtgtttcactgtggagaaatgacttgtttttattcttggataggggaaggattgtctacatctcacctccccatacaccactcatgtggtggTGTTGGTATtgagtttgttgttgttgttgactaAAGTGTCAATAATCAGTTCCCAAATACAAATCTAAAAATCCCCTTAACAGATATGTTTGATATAAAACAATGGAAAGAAGACTTACAATAAATAATTTATGCTCAagtttcttaacaactctagttaTCTTTGTTTTGGATGCCTCTTTTAACATCATCTCATGTTCTTCAGTTGTTTTTTCTGTTCCCCATTGTGCTTGAGCCTCATAAAACTCGGCCAAACTCCCTGCAAGTGCCACCTGTCCATTTTCACCACTTGCAACAGCTGTATCTACAGCAGCATTCCGTACCTTCTCTTCTGCATCTTGTATCACTTTTGTTAGTTCTTGTCTTTCTGCTAAAATAGTAGCCACACTCGTGGGAACAAAATCTTTCCCTCGATAAATCACGATATAATATTTGTTTCTCAGAAGTAGTACACCTCCTGTTAGCATCTGCAATACTTCACGTGTTAGAATCAAATCATCGTTTAAATCAGTTCTAATCAAACATTATTTCATTTAACACATGTTAATCATGCTTGTGCATAACCAATTCTCGTATGATACAACTAGTAAGGTAGTTCCAACTTTTCATCTAGTATAGGTTTATCAATAAATTCTACAGTTGTATAAGGACACTCCATATATTTTGATCCATATGATGAACATAGTAAGACTTCAGTGTACCTTTAACTCCTCTGCCATCAACTCATTATTGGTATTTTGAATTCCACGTTTCACGGCTATTTTAGCAACCATGCTTTTCTCCCAAAGTTTGATAATAGCAGCTGCCAAGCCCTGATGATTCCTATTTCTCCCTGTGTATCAAAGGTATTTATAAATATCAGATTAAGAAGCAAAACAACTACAGATGGCAATTTTGACCCACTGCCTCATAAATGAGTCTGTTCCCATTATGTTTTTTATTTCTAACAGGTCAAACGTCAACTCATAAAAGCTAAAAACAGAATACGACTAAAATGGAAGAAACATATCGCTGGAAGGTTGCTAAACGTGTATTTTAATGCATAGAGCACATAAATCATTTTTTCAATATTATTCTTATAATCATGTCTCACACTGATTTTATG comes from Rutidosis leptorrhynchoides isolate AG116_Rl617_1_P2 chromosome 4, CSIRO_AGI_Rlap_v1, whole genome shotgun sequence and encodes:
- the LOC139843895 gene encoding NADH dehydrogenase [ubiquinone] 1 alpha subcomplex subunit 6 yields the protein MAFASRVKVPPNSATLEEARHRTFDFFRAACRSIPSIMDIYNLYDVANPSQLRSTIAAQIRKNAHITNPKVIDMLLFKGMEELSDIKEHAKQRHHIIGQYVVGNQGLVQDMASKDENLSPFLKNFYKSNYF